The Thermoproteota archaeon DNA window CTCCCTAGACGCCAAGGAGAGGACGTCCTTGAAGAGGGTCTCACGAGAAACCCTCACGTTGAGGTATCCATTTTCAACCCTCACTTCCTCCGTATACGGTATGCTGGAAGCATCTATCCTCCCAGCCACTAAAAGCGCCGCTTCGTCCGGCTTCCTCCTCAGGTATCTAGCTATCTTGAATCCGACCGGTAGTCCGTAGACATCCGCGTCCTTGGGGGATCGAGCTACTTGGAGGGGGGAGAAGGACCCCTTCACTCCTATCTCTGAGAGGGCCTTATTCACTTCATCAGCTAGAGCTAATTTCATGGAGCCGAGCGGATCTGTGGTCATCCCTTTAACTTTGGGTTCGTTATTTAAAACGGTGGTGAGATATCCGACTGACGCGCTTCCAAGAGATACTTGCTGAGGCCTTGCAGAGCATTCCCCCGGGCAGGGTTTCATCATTCGGTGACATAGCCTCCGCCCTGGGGGATGTCAGGGCCGCTCTCGCTGTGAGAAACGAGTGCCTAAGGCTATCTAACCTCGCACCTCATGTTCCTTGGTGGAGGGCTGTGTCCTCAGACGGTAAACCACTTCCGGGAGCCTTAAAGAGAATTAGAGAGGAAGGAGGACTTGAACATCTCAGGGGGAGGAAGTTCTTCCACGATGTTAGGGCCTGGCCCATCTTCCGGTTGATGGCGGAGGCTCAGTTAATGCTCTCCTCTAAGCTGGATTTAAGGTCCCTGAAAGGGGTGGAAGTGGCTGCCGGTGTCGACGTCAGTTATGGGGACGAGGAGGCTGTCGCGGCCTGCGTCTCGGTCGATTCCAGATTGGAGATCGTCGAGGTGGCTTACGAGAGGTTCGTCCCCCAGATACCTTATGTGCCGACCTACTTGGCATTCAGGGAGTTGAGGGGCATGCTCCCCTCCGCCCTCAAGTGCGATTTCGATGTGATATTTGTGGATGGGCACGGCCTCTCCCATCCGAGGATGCTAGGGGAGGCCTCACATTTGGGGTTGCTGCTGGGGAAACCCTCCATAGGAGTTGCGAAGTCTAAGCTGGTGGGGAGATTGGAGGGGGACCGCGTCGTCCTCCGAGGCAGGGAGGTCGGTGCTGTTGTGAGGAGGGGTTTCGTCTCTCCCGGTCACCTGATGGACTTGGAGAGCAGCATAGAGATATCCAAGAAGTTCTGGAGGGAAGGAAAGCAGCCTCTACCCCTCATACTAGCCCACAGGATTTCCAAGGAGACTATACGGGGATCCTGATCTCGTGCGATTTCCCGGCCTCCAGATCGACCCTCATGATGGAGTCCTTGCCCTCGGGATTTATCACCCTGAGTTGAAGGTCCTTCACTTCACTGTAGGGCATTATCTTACCCTCCAAGTACTTCCTGTCGTACCTGAAGGTGCCCTTCACATCGCTCACCGCCCTGAACCTCTCAACTAGAATGCTGGGCGGGGCGACCCATATCCCTCTCTCATGAGCGTTCCTGAGGAGCGAGAGGGTGGATAGCTCGTCCATCGCGTCAACCGCCACCATGCACCCCCAATTGGCCACGAACTCCGCTGCTCTCGAAGCTGATCCTCTATCAGAGACCCTTCCCACCAGTGGGATGTTCCAGACGAGGCCGTTAGGCCTGAACGGACATCCGATGCCGACCGGGAACCCGAATTCTCCAGCGATCTCGCCAGCCAGTACGTATCCCGCCTCGACGTATACCGCCGACCTCCAAGCATCCATCAGGGTGGAGGCTATACCCTTGAACCTGATCCCTATGCCTCCCCTCTTTATGAGGGCGGCTACCTCCTCGTACTCCTCGGCCATCGACATGTGATCTATGGAGGCCCTGACTGAGGCTAGGAGGCCCACCTCATGACCGCCCTCCTCCATTGATATGAGCAGGTCCCTGATCTTATTCGGAGTGTAGTCTTCTCCCCTCCCCACGAAGAACGTGAGGTCCTCAGTTCCTTTAATCAACCTCTCTATCCAGGATTCCGTTCTTCGAAGCAACTTTCTCAGGTCGAACCTCAGGCCGGAACGCCCCGTCCTGTATATAGGAATGGAGACGGACATTCCTCCCTTGTAGCCAGAAGGGGGGATCTGCTTCATTATGAGAGGGAGCTTCTCCCTTTTGTGGAGGAGTAGAATAGAGAAGAGGAGGAACTTAGCATGCAGATCAACTACAGGGGTGGATACGGGGACCCCTCTGAGGTCCTCCAAGACCTTGGGGTTGAAGCGCCTGTCGCTGGTCCTTATCCTCTTCATGCCCAAGGAGGACTCGGCCCCCTTTAGGAAGTAGCTCACGTTCCTGAAGAGGTCGTATCCCAAGAGAAGGTGCGAATCCTTGGAGTAGAGGGGGGCCTGCCTGAGCAGTCTCTCGCCTTCTAGATCATACTTGGCTCCAAAGTAGGGTATCTTTATCCTATCCACTACCATGAAGCCTGCAGGCTCAGGTGGGGATTTCTTCACCTCAGTCTTATCTCCCCCGTAGTAGGAGAGGGCCGTCTCGCCCACGAATATAGAGGGGATGGTTACGGGGACGAATTCGGTTGCCTCGGGGAATATGGCCACGGAGTGCTTCAAGGGATCTGGTTCATCCACCTCCTCCCAGAACAGTCCCAGTGAATTCAAGGTGTGTTTGACCGCATCCCTCACATCCCTGTCCAAGGATCTAACAGCCGCAATGTTCGTCGGGACCACGCCCCCTATAGAACGGAGGTGGTGGGGCCGGTGGGACTTGAACCCACGTCCTACGGGTCTCCCCCTCAGTGCTCCAATGACTGGAGCCCGCCGCCCTACCTTTCCAGGGCGTTCCCCCAATCATGGGGGGAGAGCCAGGCTGGGCCACGGCCCCCCAGATCCTCCTCCCTTTAAATCGAGGAAGTTATATAAATAGTTTGTCCGGTGTTAGCGATGAAATGCCATTACTGCCAGCGTGAAGGTACCATATTCGTGGAGAATTTAGGTGATTGGGTTTGCGAGGAGCACTTCGAGAGGTATTTCCTGAAAAGAGTTGACCGCGTGTTGAGGAGGGTCAGGAAAGGTAGTTCCCTCCTGTTCGGGGTGTCGGGCGGGAAGGATTCCGTGGCGGCCCTGCATGCATCCAGTTTAATTGCACCCAAGTATCGGCTCAGGTTAGGGGCCGCGATAGTGTACACTGGCCTAGCCCCCGATTGCCTCGAGGTCTTCAAATCCTTGACCGAGGAGCTGGGGGTGGAGGGGATCGTGATAGATGTGAGGGAGTGGGGGATAAGGATCCCTCCCGACCCCTGGGCCGCCTGTTTCGTCTGCGGGGTGGTCAACAGGTACCTGTTGAATAGATACGCTGTGGAGAGGGGGTATGATTACGTCGCTACGGGCCATAACTTGGATGACATAGCCTACTTTGGGTTCAACAACCTCATCACTCATTCCCTTGATTACCTCTTCTACCAGTACGATTCCGTCACCAAGCCGATGCCCGAGTACAAGATGGCCGGAAAGGTGAAGCCCCTCTTCTGGGTCAGCGACTCAGATGCCTTGAACTACGTGAAGATGAAGGGCCTCCCAACCTGCGTTACCAAGTGCCCTTACGAGGGAAGGGATAAGCAGGCTGAAATCAAACCCCTGCTTAATCAGGTCAGGAGGAAGTGGCCTCCATCCTTAGTCAATTTCGTGAGCAGTTTGAGGGAGCTTGCGAAGATGGCTGAACCTCCACCACGCAAAATTAATCTATGTGAGAGGTGCGGTTACCCGACATCGGGCAGGGTTTGCGCTTTCTGCAGGCTGAAGGAGAGGCTCGAGAGGGAGGTAGTGTGATGAGGCTCTTCGATGCCCACTGTCACCTTGAGGAGGAGGCCTTCGACGGGGATAGGGATGAGGTGATTGAGAGGGCGAGGGAAGCGGGACTAGTGGGCATAGTGACCTCTCCCATATATCCAGAAGACGCGGAGAAGGCTCTGAGGTTGTTCAGGAGCCATCGGCTGGTGAGGGTGTCCATCGGATTAGATGTCTCTGAGTACGGGGACGAGGAGGAGGTGGAGGCCACCATGGATCTGATAAGGACTCACGTCGATGAGATAGTCGCGGTAGGAGAGGTGGGGCTGGATTACAGGATTCTAAGGTCGGGTGGTCCCCCGAAGGAGAAGCAGAAGGAGGTATTTAGGCTCTTCATAAGGCTCGCCAGAGAGCTGGACAAACCATTGGTAATTCACAGCCTGTGGGCTCAAAGACCCGTTCTAAGAGTGTTAGACGAGGAAGGAGCTGAGAGGGTCGTCCTACACGCGTTTGGAGGAACCCCGGAGGATGTCAGGTTTGCAGTGGAGAGGGGATGGATGGTCAGTATCCCCACTAACGTGATGAGGTCCAACAACGTTCAAAGGGTGGCTAAGGCCACTCCAGTGGATCACATGATGCTTGAGTCTGACTCGCCCGTGCTAGCTCCCAACCCCAAGGAGAGGAACGAACCCGCGAACATCAGGATATCAGCAGAGTTCGTGGCCGAAATGAAGGGGATCGATGTCGAGGATTTGGCAGAGATAACCACCGGAAACGCCATGAGGGTGTACGGTCTTGGGTAAGAGAAAGGGGCCTAGGGTACCTTATGATCTCATAGGCTCCAGGGAGACGGGAGCTGTGGCTATCGTAGAGGTACCCGAGGGCATGGATCCGGAGGAGGCGACTAGGGAGGTGATGAGTCGCCATCCACACGTCAAGTCCGTTCTATTGAAGGCAGGGGCTAGAGAGGGTGAGTTCAGGGTGAGGCCCCTGAAGCTCTTAGCCGGCAGTGAGGAGACGGAGGTCATCCACAAGGAACACGGATACAGGATAAAGCTCGATCCCCGTAGAGTCTACTTCTCCCCTAGGGAATCGACCGAGAGGCAGCTGGTGGCGGAAAGCGTGAGGGACGGAGAGCTGGTACTAGTCATGTTCGCGGGAGCCGGCCCCTACGCGATCGCCATTGCCAAGCGCAGGAGGGCCCAAGTGGTCGGGATCGAGCTGAACCCGATAGCTGTCAGGTACTTCCAAGAGAATGTGATCCTCAACAGGGTGGGGCACCTCGTCTTCCCCGTTGAGGGGGACGTGGCTTACGTCACGCCCGCCATGTACGGCAGATTCGACAGGGTGATCATGCCCCTGCCTAAGGGAGCTTACGCCTTCATTAGTCACGCCCTCCGAGCGCTTAGGGGATGGAGGGGAGTCATCCACTTCTATTACTGGGGGGGAGATGAGGCCCTCTCGGAGGCCGAGGAGATGTTCAGGAAGGAGGCTGCTTCCATAGGTTTAGAGGCCATCTCCATAGGTCACCGCATTGTCTCCAGCTATGCTCCTAGGGTGTACAAGGTGCGTGTGGATTTTTTAGTGAGACCTTTAAATGTAGAGTGAAGTTTGAAAATTAGGTTTTTAGTTCAACCCCCAGTACCGTTAGAGGGGATTCCAAATTGGCTGGGAATTTACGAGACGACATCAAAGATCTTCTAAACAGTCTCTCGCCGGAAATGAGAACCAGAGTCATCGATCACTTGGACCGACTAAACAAAACGTTCCCCCTAAATGAGGGTCCCCTCTACGAACTCATCTCATCCTTTAAGAAGAGCTTGGAGGCGGTGAATCACATTCCCAGCCTCCTCACTGACAAGTTGACCGATCATTTCAGGATGAATAGGGATAGATTCGCTAATCAGTTCCAGCAGGACGTCGAATTTCTCATCAAGGCCGGGGACATCAGGGAGTTGGACGAGGCTGAGGTGAGGCTGCTCACGCAGGCCGCCAAGGACTCCATGGAGGCCATGTTCTCCTCACTGATAGATGCGATGAGTAAGGTACTGAACGATTATCTCAGGTGGGCCCCCAAGGCACTAGGTCCCTCCGCTGGTAACGGAGTTGCCGAGAGGACATTGGACCTGTTCGCTACCCTCATGTACCAGCTGGCACTGGCTAAGGCGGAGAAGGATCTCTGCAGAGAGGAGATCGAATCGCTCAAGAACGCAGTGATGCCTAAGGTTACGGGGAGGTACAGGGTGCTTGAGGTCCTCGAGAAGGCAACTGAACCCATGAGGATCATAGCCATAGCTTCGGAGCTCGGACTGGCCGAAGTGACGGTGAGGAGGTACATAAAGGACTTGGAGGAGGAGGGGCTCGTGGAGAGGGTCAGCAACGGCAAGCCCTACAAGTACATCCTGAGGGATAGGAATTGGAGGAAGAGGTTGGTGGAGCGGAGGAAGAAGGAGAAATAATCGTTCTAGTATCGCCTATATGCGAACCCTCCTTGGATGCTGCCCGCCGACTGAAGGAGTGGGCCCATCGCAGGGGCTTGAAGATCAGAGAGGTCTCCACCTTGGAGCCGGAAGGGCAGAGCTACATACTGGAATTAGGTATAAGGAAAATCCCGGCCATCATAATCAGGGGAAAGCTGATCTCTGAGGGGAGAATAGAGCTTCCAGAGGTCTCCTGATGCGTACCGAAGTGCTCATAGTTGGAGGAGGTATCTCGGGCTCCACACTCGCCTATCTGTTGTCGAGGAAGGGCTTCTCCGTTATCATAGTTGAGAGGAGGAGAGTCATAGGGCATCCGCACCACTGCTCCGGTATACTGGGTCCCGACGCCTTAAGCGAGCTTATACTCTTCTCCGAGGAATGGGTCATCGGAGAGGTAAACTGGGCGACCTTCGCATCCCCCGGAGGTAATGAGATAGAGGTACGGAGGCACCTAGCCACGCTCGTCGACAGGACCCAGATGGACAGGGAGACCTGGGAGGCGGCGCTCTCAGAGGGAGCTAGAGGGTTCCTCTCGACAGGATTCAAGGGATTAAGATCGAAGAACGAGGCTCTCGTGGACGATATGATCGTCGAGTACGACCTGCTGGTGGGGGCGGATGGGGCCCTCTCCTCTGTGGCTGACGAGCTCGGCTTCCCACCCATGAGAATCGAGATTGGGGTTCACAAGATCGTGGAGGGCGGGAAGATGGATGGCTACCAAGTGAGAGTGAGGAAGGGTAGCAGGTTCAGCTGGATCCAGCCCTGGAAGGGAGGGAGGAAGGTGGGGGCGCTGGGAAGGATCGATGACCCGCTGCTCACATGGATCCAAGAGACATCGGGAGATCCGGCGATCGGGTACGAGGGAGGGGTGATCCCGGTAGGTCCGAGAAAGAGGTTCTGGATGGATAATGTGGCGCTGGTGGGAGATGCGGCTGGCCAAATAAAGCCTGTTAGTAGGGGAGGGGTCCTCCTAGCGGT harbors:
- a CDS encoding helix-turn-helix domain-containing protein — translated: MAGNLRDDIKDLLNSLSPEMRTRVIDHLDRLNKTFPLNEGPLYELISSFKKSLEAVNHIPSLLTDKLTDHFRMNRDRFANQFQQDVEFLIKAGDIRELDEAEVRLLTQAAKDSMEAMFSSLIDAMSKVLNDYLRWAPKALGPSAGNGVAERTLDLFATLMYQLALAKAEKDLCREEIESLKNAVMPKVTGRYRVLEVLEKATEPMRIIAIASELGLAEVTVRRYIKDLEEEGLVERVSNGKPYKYILRDRNWRKRLVERRKKEK
- a CDS encoding NAD(P)/FAD-dependent oxidoreductase; the encoded protein is MRTEVLIVGGGISGSTLAYLLSRKGFSVIIVERRRVIGHPHHCSGILGPDALSELILFSEEWVIGEVNWATFASPGGNEIEVRRHLATLVDRTQMDRETWEAALSEGARGFLSTGFKGLRSKNEALVDDMIVEYDLLVGADGALSSVADELGFPPMRIEIGVHKIVEGGKMDGYQVRVRKGSRFSWIQPWKGGRKVGALGRIDDPLLTWIQETSGDPAIGYEGGVIPVGPRKRFWMDNVALVGDAAGQIKPVSRGGVLLAVRGAKNLASCLEDLDDLERALRCYESRWWGHNRREISLGWAVRRYLESLNDRQIDTIFTLIREEGLVEGDFHVDRQSAPIRISRLPKILKLASVNIGSAASALAEALKYMLR
- a CDS encoding class I SAM-dependent methyltransferase family protein — encoded protein: MGKRKGPRVPYDLIGSRETGAVAIVEVPEGMDPEEATREVMSRHPHVKSVLLKAGAREGEFRVRPLKLLAGSEETEVIHKEHGYRIKLDPRRVYFSPRESTERQLVAESVRDGELVLVMFAGAGPYAIAIAKRRRAQVVGIELNPIAVRYFQENVILNRVGHLVFPVEGDVAYVTPAMYGRFDRVIMPLPKGAYAFISHALRALRGWRGVIHFYYWGGDEALSEAEEMFRKEAASIGLEAISIGHRIVSSYAPRVYKVRVDFLVRPLNVE
- a CDS encoding TatD family hydrolase, encoding MRLFDAHCHLEEEAFDGDRDEVIERAREAGLVGIVTSPIYPEDAEKALRLFRSHRLVRVSIGLDVSEYGDEEEVEATMDLIRTHVDEIVAVGEVGLDYRILRSGGPPKEKQKEVFRLFIRLARELDKPLVIHSLWAQRPVLRVLDEEGAERVVLHAFGGTPEDVRFAVERGWMVSIPTNVMRSNNVQRVAKATPVDHMMLESDSPVLAPNPKERNEPANIRISAEFVAEMKGIDVEDLAEITTGNAMRVYGLG
- a CDS encoding endonuclease V — translated: MLAEALQSIPPGRVSSFGDIASALGDVRAALAVRNECLRLSNLAPHVPWWRAVSSDGKPLPGALKRIREEGGLEHLRGRKFFHDVRAWPIFRLMAEAQLMLSSKLDLRSLKGVEVAAGVDVSYGDEEAVAACVSVDSRLEIVEVAYERFVPQIPYVPTYLAFRELRGMLPSALKCDFDVIFVDGHGLSHPRMLGEASHLGLLLGKPSIGVAKSKLVGRLEGDRVVLRGREVGAVVRRGFVSPGHLMDLESSIEISKKFWREGKQPLPLILAHRISKETIRGS